From the genome of Chroicocephalus ridibundus chromosome 1, bChrRid1.1, whole genome shotgun sequence, one region includes:
- the HAL gene encoding histidine ammonia-lyase gives MPRYTVHVRGEWLAVPCLNPTNTIRWLGKEAVRRYMKNKPDNGGFASVEEVKFYIRRCKGLGLLDLDDTVEDALEDNEFVEVVIEGDIMSPDFIPSQPEGVHLYSKYREPEQYISLDGNSLTTEDLVNLGKGLYKIKLTPEAETKVKQSREVIERIVKEQTVVYGITTGFGKFARTVIPNSKLMELQVNLVRSHSAGVGKPLSPERSRMLLALRINVLAKGYSGISLETLQQVIEAFNASCLPYIPEKGTVGASGDLAPLSHLALGLIGEGKMWSPKSGWAYAKYVLEAHGLRPITLKPKEGLALINGTQMITSLGCEAVERAGAIARQADIIAALTLEVLKGTTRAFDTDIHAVRPHRGQAEVAFRFRSLLDSDHHPSEIAESHRFCDRVQDAYTMRCCPQVHGIVNDTIAFVKDIMTTEINSATDNPMVFAERAETISGGNFHGEYPAKALDYLAIGVHELAAISERRIERLCNPSLSELPAFLVTEGGLNSGFMIAHCTAAALVSENKALCHPSSVDSLSTSAATEDHVSMGGWAARKALRVIEHVEQVLAIELLAACQGIEFLRPLRTTTPLEKVYDLVRSVVRPWMKDRFMAPDIEAAHRLLVEQKVWEVAKPYIEKYRREHIPESRPISPTAFSLGLLETKTGVDHDHGHQDEL, from the exons ATGCCGAGATACACGGTGCACGTGCGAGGAGAATGGCTGGCAGTGCCCTGCCTAAACCCGACGAACACAATCaggtggctggggaaggaggccGTGAGACGCTACATGAAAAACAAACCCGACAACGGGGGATTTGCCTCGGTGGAAGAAGTAAAATTTTACATTCGAAGGTGCAAGGGACTTGGCTTGCTGGATCTTGACGATACGGTGGAGGATGCTCTGGAGGACAATGAATTTGTCGAAGTCG TTATAGAAGGAGATATAATGTCTCCAGATTTCATACCATCTCAGCCAGAAGGAGTTCATTT ATACAGCAAATACCGAGAACCGGAACAG TATATTTCTTTGGATGGCAACAGCTTAACAACGGAGGACTTGGTCAATTTAGGAAAGGGGCTCTACAAGATAAAG CTCACACCTGAAGCTGAAACTAAAGTCAAACAATCGCGAGAAGTGATTGAAAGGATTGTAAAGGAACAGACGG TTGTTTATGGAATCACCACAGGGTTTGGGAAGTTTGCCAGGACTGTCATCCCAAACAGCAAGCTGAT ggaGCTTCAAGTGAACTTGGTTCGTTCACATTCTGCAG GTGTGGGGAAACCTTTGAGCCCAGAGAGGTCTCGCATGCTGTTGGCGCTGAGAATCAATGTCCTAGCAAAAGGATACAGTGGAATATCCCTAGAAACGCTCCAGCAAGTCATTGAAGCCTTTAATG cGTCCTGCCTTCCTTATATCCCTGAGAAAGGGACAGTTGGAGCCAGCGGCGACTTGGCCCCCCTCTCTCATCTTGCTCTGGGATTAATTGGAGAGGGAAAGATGTGGTCCCCGAAGAGTGGCTGGGCTTATGCTAAATAT GTCCTGGAAGCCCACGGTCTGAGACCAATTACCTTGAAACCAAAAGAG GGTCTGGCCCTCATCAACGGGACACAAATGATCACTTCGCTGGGATGTGAAGCAGTTGAAAGAGCCGGTGCAATTGCTAGACAAGCTGACATAATCGCTGCCCTTACACTGGAAGTCTTGAAGGGCACAACAAGGGCCTTTGACACTG ATATCCACGCTGTGCGCCCACATCGAGGGCAAGCTGAGGTGGCATTTCGATTCAGGTCTCTTCTAGATTCTGACCATCATCCATCAGAAATAGCAG AGAGCCACAGATTTTGTGACCGAGTTCAGGACGCGTACACGATGCGCTGCTGCCCTCAG GTCCACGGAATTGTAAATGACACAATTGCTTTTGTGAAGGACATCATGACGACTGAAATCAATAGTGCCACGGACAACCCT ATGGTGTTTGCTGAAAGAGCAGAGACCATTTCTGGGGGAAATTTTCATGGTGAATATCCTGCAAAG GCTCTAGACTATTTGGCAATCGGTGTGCACGAACTCGCTGCAATTAGCGAAAGGAGAATTGAGAGGCTCTGCAACCCCTCGCTCAGCGAGCTGCCTGCATTTTTGGTCACTGAAGGAGGCCTGAACTCTGGCTTCATGATTGCCCACTGcacagcagctgccctgg TTTCTGAGAACAAAGCCTTGTGCCACCCCTCTTCTGTGGATTCTCTCTCAACCAGTGCTGCTACGGAGGATCACGTGTCCATGGGAGGATGGGCTGCAAGGAAAGCTTTGAGAGTTATTGAACACGTGGAACAAg TTCTGGCTATTGAACTGCTCGCAGCCTGCCAGGGCATTGAATTCCTACGCCCTCTGAGAACGACAACCCCATTGGAGAAGGTCTACGACCTTGTGCGCTCCGTTGTGAG GCCCTGGATGAAGGATCGCTTCATGGCCCCAGACATCGAAGCAGCTCACAGGCTGCTCGTGGAGCAGAAG GTGTGGGAGGTGGCTAAACCTTACATTGAGAAGTACAGGAGGGAACACATTCCTGAATCGAGACCCATTTCACCAACAGCATTCTCCCTGGGATTGCTGGAAACGAAGACGGGTGTTGATCATGACCACGGGCATCAGGATGAACTTTAA
- the AMDHD1 gene encoding probable imidazolonepropionase: MAGRHRLLLENAQQLVLVCGRGEEYLRRDGAASLALLPGASLVVGLDGCIKAVGQADVIRNQFSGATFERIIDCSGKCVLPGLVDAHTHPVWAGDRVHEFAMKLAGASYMEIHQAGGGIHFTVEHTRKASEEELFNTFKHRLERMRGAGSTLVECKSGYGLNLETELKMLRVIERAKQSMDIGISSTYCGAHSVPKGKTATEATDDIINNHLPKLKELKLSGEIHVNNIDVFCEKGVFDLDSTRRILQAGKDIGLQINFHGDELHPMKSAELGAELGARAISHLEEVSDEGIKAMARAKCAAVLLPTTAYMLRLKQPPARKMLEEGVIVALGSDFNPNAYCFSMPMVMHLACVNMRMSMNEALAAATINAAYALGKSDTHGSIETGKQGDLVIINSSRWEHLIYQFGGHEALIDYVIVKGKVVYQNERCGTMSSY, translated from the exons ATGGCGGGCAGGCATCGGCTGCTGCTGGAGAACGCCCAGCAGCTGGTGCTCGTCTGCGGCCGGGGCGAGGAGTACCTGCGGCGGGATGGAGCcgccagcctggccctgctgccgggggcCAGCTTGGTGGTGGGGTT AGACGGCTGCATCAAAGCTGTGGGCCAGGCAGATGTTATTCGCAACCAGTTTTCAGGAGCAACATTTGAAAGAATAATTGACTGCTCTGGGAAATGTGTGTTACCAG gcCTGGTAGATGCACATACACATCCAGTGTGGGCTGGTGACAGGGTTCATGAGTTTGCAATGAAG ctggCAGGTGCGTCCTACATGGAGATCCACCAGGCTGGGGGAGGAATACATTTTACTGTGGAGCACACTCGGAAGGCCTCAGAAGAAGAGCTGTTCAATACTTTCAAACACCGGCTGGAACGCATGCGCGGCGCAGGATCCACCTTGGTTGAGTGCAAGAGCGGATATGGCTTAAACTTAGAAACAGAGCTCAAAATGCTCAGGGTGATCGAGCGCGCTAAGCAATCCATGGATATTGGCATTTCTTCAACCTACTGTGGAGCTCATTCTGTGCCGAA agGGAAAACTGCTACTGAAGCCACAGATGACATTATCAATAACCATCTCCCTAAACTGAAAGAACTCAAACTAAGTGGTGAAATACATGTTAACAATATAGATGTGTTCTGTGAGAAGGGAGTCTTTGATCTGGATTCTACTAGGAGAATTCTTCAAGCTGGAAAAGATATAGGGTTACAGATTAACTTCCATGGTGATGAACTCCATCCGATGAAATCTGCTGAG CTtggagctgagctgggagccCGGGCTATCAGCCACCTGGAAGAAGTTAGTGACGAAGGTATCAAGGCGATGGCAAGAGCTAAGTGCGCCGCTGTCCTTTTACCAACAACTGCCTACATGCTCAG ACTGAAGCAACCTCCAgctagaaaaatgttagaagaaGGAGTTATAGTGGCTCTTGGCAGTGACTTTAACCCTAATGCATACTGTTTTTCAATG CCTATGGTGATGCATCTGGCCTGTGTAAACATGAGGATGTCAATGAATGAAGCACTAGCAGCTGCCACCATTAATGCAGCTTATGCCCTGGGAAAATCGGACACGCATGGCTCCATAGAGACTGGCAAGCAGGGGGACCTTGTTATCATAAATTCATCGAG GTGGGAGCACTTGATTTACCAGTTTGGGGGACACGAAGCATTGATCGACTACGTTATAGTCAAAGGAAAAGTCGTCTATCAAAATGAGAGGTGTGGGACAATGAGCAGTTACTGA